The sequence below is a genomic window from Xyrauchen texanus isolate HMW12.3.18 chromosome 46, RBS_HiC_50CHRs, whole genome shotgun sequence.
gagtgtgtgtgtgtgtgtgtgtgcttgtgtgtgagtgtatgtgtgtgtgtgtgtgtgtgtgtgcatgtatgtgagtttgagtgtgtgtgtgtgtgtgtgtgtgtgtgtgtgtctgtgtgagtgtgtgtgtctgtgtgagtgtgtgcgtgtgagtgtgaacgtgtatgtgagtgtgtgtgtgtgcgtgcatgagtgtgtgtgtgtgagtgtgtgtgtgtgtgtgcgtgtgagtgtgagtgtgtgtgtgtgtgtgcatgtatgtgagtttgagtgtgtgtgcgtgagtgtgtgtgtttgtgtgtgtgtctgtgtgagtgcgcgtgtgagtgtgaacgtgtatgtgagtgtgtgtgagtgtgtgtgtgcgtgagtgtgtgtttgtgtgtgtgtgtgtgtgtgtgtgtgtgtgtgtgtgtgtgtgtgtgtgtgtgtgagtgtgtgtgtgtgtgtgtgtgtgtgtgtgtgtgtgtgtgtgtgtgtgtgtgtgtgtgtgtgtgagtgtgtgtgtgagtgagtgagtgtgtgtgtgtgtgtgtgtgtgtgtgtgtgtgtgtgtgtgtgtgtgtgttggggtttTCTATTCCACCACAATTTCATGGTCACCAGAATggcaattaatttaatatatttttatatttataaaaaaatgtaaataataattattttaaagaagAGAATATTTATCTGCATTTTTCCGATTAACATATACATTTCTTTAGGTGGtgtttctcacaaaaaaaaaatattaataattgaaGCTTGATTATAAGACCAGtgcgatttattttattttttttttccattgtggcATTACTTTCatcacaattaagcacattttctcaATTCTTTTTCCATTTATGATAAACAGATATATTGGTGATATTTGAGCAAGTGTAAGTTGGATAACACACATTTTCTGATTGATTTTAATTGGTGAAAATTCAAAGTAAAAATAActttctcatgttgtttcaaaaatgACTTTCTATCTCACGTGAAACACAAGAAGTCATGTTAGTTCATTTAACTTCATGTTAGAATGAATGTCAAatcaagtttggaacaacataagggtgagtaaatgatgacagaagtctATGTTAAAACAGACCTTAACTAGACCGTGTTGCTTTGCAAAAACTGTCATTAGAAATCACAAATAAATGTGCtggatatttgtattttttaatttgctTTACCCCTGAGTGGTCAGCTGATATCAGGTAAATCATGTGTTTGCTCCACGCTGCACTCCAAatacagcagcagcaacagacgGACATGTGCGACCTCACTGTGTTTCTTGTGGTGGGATTGTAAGGTGTACCGGCAGGAGAATTCAGCACTTTGGACAGCACCTTGGCTTTCTTTCTCACACTCAACATCTGCAGCTGCTGTTTAAGAGCTGCGGTCTTTTCCACAAAGGTGCACAGAAACAATCATAACAGTCTTGTTCGGTCTCTTTGCCCTGATCATTAAATCTCACTTTTTATTCATTCAATATTTATATACATCATCAAAGGATTTTGCTGCTCATAGTAATCTAATAATCTTGGTAATTTACAATACTATGTTTCTAACAGTATAGAAAACTACAgtcaagttttatatttttacgtATAGAAAATGGGATTGTTGCAGTCCCATGCAAAATTGGCTAAGACGATGCTAGGGTGTTTGTACGGGGATTGCTATGGGGCTGCTAAGGTgttatctgtgttttttttaatgcattgacatgcggttgctagggtattgtgggTGATTGCtttggcattgctatgcagttactaaggTCTTGTGGGTGTTTTTTAGTGCATTGCCATgcaattgctagggtgttgtgggtggttgctagggcgttgctaTGCAGCTCCTAATGTGTAATCGGTttattagcacattgctatggggttgctagcatgttgtgggtggttgccagggtattgctatacagttgctaatGTGTCATGGATGTTTTTTTAgcgcattgctatgtggttactagggtattCTGGGCGGTTGCTAAGATGTTGCTATGCATTTCCTAAAGTGTTATGGGTTGTGtattagcacattgctatgtggttgctagggtgctctgggtggttgctatgcagttgctaaagtgtaattatttgtttattaatacaTAGATATGTGgtcgctagggtgttctggatggttgcaaaGGTGTCGCTGTGCAGTTGCTAAAGTATAATGGGTTGTTTATTTACCCATAGCTATgcggttgctagagtgttctgagttGTTGCTAAGGCGTTGCAACAGTgacaaaaaagtatgtgaaccctttggaagctggttttctgcattaattggtcataattaatgcagaaaaactaTGGGCCCCCCTCAAGCCTGGGACAAAAGGTCCAGTTGCACCCTCTTATCTGCGGCCCTGCTTGTGACTTTATTGAAGATGAGATAAAAATGTATGACCAATTAATTCAGTAAACCAGATAATTCAAactgggttcacatactttttcttgccactgtataaggTTGCGAAGCTGTTAAGGGTGTTTTTTAGcgtattgctatgtggttgctagggtgatttgggtggttgctaaggtgttgctatgctgtttctaagtgttatgggtggttgctagagcattgctatgtggttgctaaggttttatgtgtgtttttagcaTCCACCAGGAAAAATCATAAGTCTGAAGTCTTCATAAAttaacagcacacctctcctcatcaaggcacatgatttgaggtatcattcatgtccattgcACAAACGGTGTGGGATGAGTTACGCGCCAAAGATTAATACTTAGAGTTAGGGGATTGTTCAACACCAAATAGTATGGATGCAAATTTTCTGTGATTGCGTCCTGTTGAACAGATATCACAGCCTGTTCCCTCTTCCCCCCAGGCAGCAGGGAGGCGGCATTCACCTACGCCATCACCGCCGCTGGGGTCGCCCATGCCGTGACAGCCGCATGCAGCCAGGGCAACATGAGCCACTGCGGCTGCGACCGGGAAAAACAGGGCTACTACAATCAGGAGGAGGGATGGAAGTGGGGCGGGTGCTCTGCTGACATCAAATACGGCATCGAGTTCTCGCGGAAGTTTGTGGATGCCCGCGAGATTAAGAAAAATGCTCGGCGATTGATGAACCTTCACAATAATGAAGCCGGACGAAAGGTAAGATTAactcaaagcacttcatttggGTTTACAACACTGTCTCCTTAAAGTCGTAATAATGGgacgagatggcaaaatcgtaagaaATCGTTCGAGCTGGCTCTTGTGGATGTGGAATGAGATGAGGAAAGTGTTTTACATGTTCAGTcattgtattgcataaataaaaacagaatgagTCTCAAATTATGTTCACAGATCAAAGTGTTGTATAAGAGGCTAGCTTAAATTTGATGCATTTATTGTaacaatttgaaattctgtttgttgaatggttggtctctatgggaataaaagacGTTTCATTTCATACAAGCCAAGTAGTTTGATATCTTCAGGGTTGTCATGGTTACTTATTAAACGTATtcctctacagattacagaatacatgctgtaaagtgTCATTTCTAACGTTACAATTGTTACAactactcaaggtcagtaaggtaattaaatactttggattacttcttcagctctgggagatttttttcacttgttttgactaaacaaataaataaagtaagaaaatacacaaaatgtattctctgaaaaaaaatcctaaatatcttatgtagttTCGCtactcaataaatgtattttgttttaagaatttttcgatatttttacaggaaaactatatttaaattctcattaagaatacaatttttgcagGACATCTTAGCCctgatatcaaaggtcttactagagaaaatgTTATACTTTAACATTAATTTTCTTCATAGAAATCATTTTCTAATATAATCGCGCCTAGTAACAGATGCATGTAAAggcaagaattagcattttagcttagcataaagctaaatgttcacatgacattttacacaaggttaactatttttgctgctccaaacATTAAAACCCCACAGCGTTTACACAACAACATCCTTTTCATAGaataaggcagaaaatatatttatatccgATGTTAAAGGCTATATCGGTAAGCATTCTTgtaaaaaaaactcacaaaaagCATTGACAAGCCATTTAATCGTATATTTATTGGATTCATGTTGCATCTGTCAAAGCATTTCTAACTGATTttttgttaagctgtagaaacatGATGTAGCTCCTCTATTAAGTACATATCAAGAGTGTAGAAGCGCTTGTATGAATGAAACAaatcataataaagtgtttcaccgctgtttaaaAGATCCtcggattgcatcatttatatggttaaatgttttccaactgaacagactaaatattaaattgaacaaatgacaataaaatacaaagtaacctcttcagtaatcaaaatacttttttgaatgtaactgtattcccattatgtaatcccattacatgtattctgttactccccaactctgGATATCTTATGAGTTCGCCATCTCGTACgaattattatgagttgtcaaTTAAACAAGTGATTATTTTCGCAGAAATATGCATGCAACGTTTCGACAACAAGGTTACGAAAATCCTGTgcacaatgcttttaaaatacttttgggCATACtcatttaaaggagacctattatgccactttttacaagatgtaatgtaAGTCTCTGGTGAAATCTAGTTTCTTTTTTATTCGATATcaagaacattttaaattaatttactaaGCTTTGTTGTCTAGCAGAACATTCATGCAACATTTTGCACGGTTGCATGGTTTCCTCCACACAATGCATTTTGCTAATTTGATTTGGGCTTGTAAGCTTTCCAACTTTGAAGCTTGGAAGCAGTTTTTGGGCTTTAGTTACTTGAAGAAACAAATAACAAATTCTTCTCCATTAACTCACTTTGAAATGACAAATGCATTCAgacttaaatgtctttttttcattttaaagaaagggaaaaggaaaacattttagCGTTTAGGCATTTGGCTCCTTTCAGACATGCGGTGTGGCTCATCTTTGTAGCTCTTGAAGGCCCTCCAAAACCATGCAACTTGTGTACGGGTGGCACAGTTTGTTCTTCTTATGCACAACAGGTGTTTCAGGTGGGACATCGAGGATGCACACGCAAATCTATCTGGATTTGATCCGCAACAGCGGCTTGTTTCGCCTTGGCCAATTACTGCATGTTTTTATGCGCTGTGGCGTCGTCTTGATCCAGGTTCAAGCTCGGTTTGGCCGTGCGCCGCTCTGGCCATGTTTGTTTTTGATAGCTGTTAGTCATTCCAAGAACACAGAACAACATGCAGAACCGCATGTGACTGTCACATGCACTCCAGTGACAAATGGATCTAATAAATAACACTGGGCTGTACGGTGCGAGCCCACGAGAGTCTGAGCTGAATCCGCTTTTAAGCCCTGAGCGTGCAGTTGCCAGTTGGAGCCCGGCCAATCCCATTGCAAGCCGCTGCATGGAATCATCAAGACGAAAGCTTGTAACAGGATATTATTGCAAGTCTTTCTGCTGTACTGCTCTCGCTCTATTGAGTCAGGCATTTTTTCTGGTCTTTTATAGACGACCCACAATGGCTATATTGGAGCCTTGGGCTGAGCGAGGGGTGGGAGGTACCACGTGACTCTTGAGTATGGGAGAATATGGAAGCTGCCACGATGGAATTTCAATTGCTATCATACGTGTGTGTGGTTGGAGCAAGCTTGGCCAAAAAACTGGTCTACATTAGCACTGTGGATTTAAGCGTATCCAGGCAAATATAAACAGTGCTGCGGGCCTTCGGACGGCTCGTGAAGTAACACATCGTTCATTTTGAAACGGCATTCCCTGGGGGCAAAAAACGGACTCGATGTAGGTTGAATCAACGTTAGTTATGAACGTATTTATCCGCAGAATCAACGTTGATATATTGAAGCCACAAGCCGTACAAGAGTTAAGATAATCAATGTTTTACAAGGGAACAACTTGGTTAAGTAATGGAGGATAATACAGTTTATGTTTAATGAAATTGAAATTACTCATTGCATGAATGGCAggattaataaaacaaacattatcCTGGTTATTAAAAGTCTACAAAACTtaatgagctgccttgctgtctactgcctacataggcagctgccttctaagcatcctaactgaaacaaaaatacaaaaactgaaTGCAAAATGCAACAGCATTCCTAGCATGTTGGTAAGCTTATGGCGCAATGtactaataaacaaacacattttgctGGGGGGTCTGGGTAACTCCGCGAGTAGTGATGCTGACAATCACACCTTGAGTCccgagtgctgagtgactccagccaggtctcctaagcaatcaaattggcccggttgctagggagggtagagtcacatggggtaaccttctagtggtcactataatgtggatctcgctctcggtggggcgtgtggtgagtggatgctgcggagaatagcgtgaagcctccacatgcgctacgtctccacggtaacgcgctcaacatgtcacgtgataagatgcggaggcaactgagattcgtcctccgccacccggattgaggcgagtcactacgccaccacgagaacctagaGCGCATCTAATCTGTATTTGTCATAAACTCACAAAAACAGCCACTCGCATCTTCCGACATCTTTTCACTTGAGGGATTTCTCAACACAGTGGCAGCAGCTCATACGCGTAGGCATACTGCCAATGCATTTAAAGGGGCTACGTTCAATTAGAAAACAAATGCACTTTGTAACgcgttacacccaacactgattatcaCTAAGGTTTCACTAcagatatcatggttaaaatatggttactgtagtaaaaccatggtcaatttatttcgagggaatgcaaaactattccCACCCTGTCCTCTATGGGACTCCGTAGAAAACAAAGTTGGCATTTACAGTTGAGCGAATTTAGACAATCAAACACGCTCTTTCTGTGTGCATAGTGAAATGCTTCTGTTCACTGTTTTTGACTTATTTTCAAtttttatgttggcttgacaaacttTACCCATCTAGTTTTAGTTGCATTTCGTATATGTCGAGATTCGTTCATTTAAAAACCTTCCTTGATACTTTAACATTCTCATATATTATAACCGTTTTTCTTATTGTTTCTTGCAGGTACTCGAGGAGCGAATGAAGCTGGAATGTAAATGTCACGGCGTGTCGGGCTCCTGCACCACCAAAACGTGTTGGACGACCCTACCGAAATTCCGTGAGATCGGCTACGTACTGAAGGACAAGTACAACAAAGCGGTTCACGTAGAGGTGGTCCGAGCCACGCGACTACGGCAGCCCACCTTCCTCAAGGTGAAGAAGGCACACGGATACCAAAAGCCCTTTGAATCAGACTTGGTCTTCATTGAGCGCTCGCCGAACTATTGCGAAGAGGACGCCAAAACTGGCAGCGTAGGGACGCAAGGGCGACTGTGCAACCGAACGTCGCCTCACACGGACGGTTGCGACCTCATGTGCTGTGGGCGGGGCTACAACACACACCAGTACACGAAGGTGTGGCAATGCAACTGCAAATTCCAATGGTGCTGCTTCGTGAAATGCAACACGTGTAGCGAGCGAACGGAGGTGTTTACCTGCAAATGAACAAACGTTTTCTGGGCGTAATGCAGGTCGACGAGGTTCAATAGGACGGGGAAGTGAAATGGACAGGAAGAATGGGAATTTTAATCTATCAGCTCTTTAAGGCGTCGTTTTGCACAGCAGAATGTATATTTGCTTTAACACAGAGTTAAAATACTAAACTCTATCGGTAGGTACAAGCCCAGTTTTCGACCAGAGGAACATGCACTGATTTATCCACACTGACTCAAGTGCAAcgttcggaatagcatactagtacactactcatactatttccGCCATGTCTACCAGAGATAGTAAGAGTTGTGTGctagtatgctattccgaacattGCTAAACTAACGGGCTGCAGGATATCAGCCGTGCCcccggtgcattctgggatttgtAGTGTTTTTCAAGGGAAGCTCTTTAAAGGACTCAAATGAGGTTCTTCGGATATGGATATCTTGACAGAACTTCTTGGAAAAGCAAATTAAGCCACAAGACGTCGTGTCATCTAAAATGCCGTGTTTAAGAGCGAAAAGGAACTAGACATGTTGACTTTTATTTAAGAAGGAGCTCTGAAAACAGTGCGAACTGCAAATTAAGGACGTATATGCCTCCTAAATGCCAACTGGAACCTGGTAGAGTATGTTAGTTATCCAGTCACACTGGAGCTTGTCTGTTTgaacactgaaaataaattattatatattgtatgtTATAGTCTCCTAAGGAACCGAAGTGCTAACGGGTAGAAATTATGTCTTATTTTGTACTAAgtgtaaaaaaaagagaaaaagactgAAGGGCCCAGATGTTTTGAACGAATTGTTTGTGATTTTTCTGCAAAGGCTAATGATGTGTTAACTTCCGAAACCACTGTAATTTCTTTTCTTGGTCAGCTGATACATGTTAACATGGGATTATCTTTGCTGTAATCCAGCCGTAGTTCACAATAGAAATTTTGGTCACTTTTTTCCAATTTAGCAATTTTCAATCAAGAATCCTTCCTCAATTCATTAAATGTGGAACGAATATATATCTGGATATGTTACAGAGTGCTGCACTGATTTTTCTTTCTATTCAGATACAAagtaattaaaactaaaataaatataaatttgactGACATTTGGGATGTTATTGCAGTTGATATAACTTTCTGCATCTAAGAGTAAATGGATTTGCTTTGGGATCCATCCTTGGACATCAAGTGGAAACCCAACTTGGGATGCACCGATATAAACATTTCTGACTGATGCCGTTACcgattttaacaaagaaaaaacgCTATGTTGCCACTTAtctcattttgtaaaaatgtacaaagaggtacaaaagcttttgttctaacaataaatagtTTCCATTGAACATgcattggatctgttgaacacacgAAAGGCCGAACCTTTAAAGAGagacaatgaaagataaatagatgataaaaacatacaaaaatattgaaaaatatctaaatatcataGCATGATGCTTGATGTGacaaaaaggttattttgtacttctaatatatttttgcacttctgtttttgcagctCAAAACTACAGAACCGTTTGTACTGTTTATAATAGACCATCACAAATTCATGTTttgcatatgttgggcaattccatggaaatgtcaattacatcatggaaaaataaaagttttaaccaaaggaacaaaacctCCTTTTAAATTCTGTAGTGGTGTAACGGATAATGGAAAATACTGTCCAGACCgttagagggcgccgcttgcttacacaatgctgagtGAAGTGCAGATTGGGGACGCAATTTTTGACcttattgtgatttcaatcttaattcaatcaatcgtgCCAATTAATGGACaccataccaatgtctcagaagtcaaagtcaaGCGTTTTGGATGGTTTATGTCATCATGTATAGGTAAGTGATGCTTTCACAACCGTTACGCCTGTAACAACGGTTTTTCTTCATTAATGTCATGACATGTTCTGAGTAGTGCCAGCCCTTCTAAATTCTGTGGCTATCGTTtattctggattgtgcatttgaattaaaagtgtttttacaaagtgtgttgataatttattataaatgaaCCATCGGTTTTTCATAACTGTGTTTTCATGCTTAAAACCGATTTGCCGATggctttaatttggtcaataattgtctGATAAATATTGGTGGACGATACAAACCCAACACAATACCAGTACCAAAATATAATAACATCAAACAGTGACCCCTATTATTGTTCATGATTCCTCAATGAACATTATACTAACGTTTGTCTGCATAGTTTTTCATCAAAATGCAATAACTTGCTCTGCATCTGAAACGAATTTCCTTTTTGGATGAGGTCACGAATCCGTTGTATTTTTCAGCCCCTCCCCTCCAACAAACTGGgtacatttaatatgtaacgCCCACGTTTTATGAGCATATCAATAtcaaatggataaaatcaagtcccgtcCTACAATATCtcgaatatcctgtttcacaagATCAATACATAGGATCACAGGATTAAAATGGTTTCATGCTGACTTATTTTAACAATGGACGTTaaacaggggtggactgggaagagaaatcgtccagggatttttacatagaaactgttccaaaagttgttgggggggggctgtccttttctgcatatagctgcccccttcggcatatcccggcgccattttgtggcccgttctgcataacgcgtcgGCTCATTTCAGCgtagtcccggttctcccgatggccagtccgcccctgatcgtccCCAAAGTGCGTCGTCCCACCGgggaaatgcccggtatgccagattaccaatccagccctgacgTCAAAGACCCAAAAATATACACAATTATATAGGCCGAATAGCAAAACCAACAATTTAGTAAACACTTTGTTAGCAGCATAACACATTGagccaaattattttattacttgTAGAAAAATACCTGTAAAATACAGAAGAGTTTGTTTGGACGACAACGATAAATGATATAGGAAGTAGGAAAATATACCTTTTCAGATTAATCGAtttacagggctg
It includes:
- the wnt7bb gene encoding protein Wnt-7b isoform X1, whose amino-acid sequence is MILFSSRSVLLSVYYPQIFLILTSGSYLALSSVVALGANIICNKIPGLAPRQRAICQSRPDAIIVIGEGAQLGINECQYQFRYGRWNCSALGERTVFGQELRVGSREAAFTYAITAAGVAHAVTAACSQGNMSHCGCDREKQGYYNQEEGWKWGGCSADIKYGIEFSRKFVDAREIKKNARRLMNLHNNEAGRKVLEERMKLECKCHGVSGSCTTKTCWTTLPKFREIGYVLKDKYNKAVHVEVVRATRLRQPTFLKVKKAHGYQKPFESDLVFIERSPNYCEEDAKTGSVGTQGRLCNRTSPHTDGCDLMCCGRGYNTHQYTKVWQCNCKFQWCCFVKCNTCSERTEVFTCK
- the wnt7bb gene encoding protein Wnt-7b isoform X2, with product MDTMIRPLRLWIFNVLLCFGIIYSRLGALSSVVALGANIICNKIPGLAPRQRAICQSRPDAIIVIGEGAQLGINECQYQFRYGRWNCSALGERTVFGQELRVGSREAAFTYAITAAGVAHAVTAACSQGNMSHCGCDREKQGYYNQEEGWKWGGCSADIKYGIEFSRKFVDAREIKKNARRLMNLHNNEAGRKVLEERMKLECKCHGVSGSCTTKTCWTTLPKFREIGYVLKDKYNKAVHVEVVRATRLRQPTFLKVKKAHGYQKPFESDLVFIERSPNYCEEDAKTGSVGTQGRLCNRTSPHTDGCDLMCCGRGYNTHQYTKVWQCNCKFQWCCFVKCNTCSERTEVFTCK